From Mycolicibacterium cosmeticum, a single genomic window includes:
- a CDS encoding TetR/AcrR family transcriptional regulator, with translation MARRRGWGGEPPRSDEEATARIVDAAVELIAETGKGISIADVAASLGVIRQTVYRYFPTADSLMHAAAIASVDGFLDRLAGQVSGIADPAEAMTEGVMFTLEEVARIPHLAILLSEPYENARPGSMASDEAQDFGMRMINRFDVDWAAHGYDDAALHELVEFTLRVMLSFFVAPNPAGRSREDLRRFVKRWLGGAISAQR, from the coding sequence ATGGCGCGCAGGCGCGGATGGGGCGGCGAACCGCCGCGCAGCGACGAGGAGGCGACGGCGCGGATCGTCGACGCGGCCGTCGAACTCATCGCAGAAACCGGCAAGGGCATCAGCATCGCGGATGTCGCGGCCTCCCTGGGCGTCATCCGCCAGACGGTGTACCGCTACTTTCCGACGGCCGATTCGCTGATGCACGCGGCGGCCATCGCGTCGGTGGACGGCTTCCTGGATCGGCTGGCCGGTCAGGTGAGCGGTATCGCCGACCCCGCCGAAGCGATGACCGAAGGCGTGATGTTCACCCTCGAAGAGGTGGCGCGCATCCCGCACCTGGCGATCCTGCTGTCCGAGCCGTACGAGAACGCCCGGCCGGGCAGCATGGCCTCCGACGAGGCGCAGGACTTCGGTATGCGGATGATCAACCGGTTCGACGTGGACTGGGCGGCTCACGGGTACGACGACGCGGCGCTGCACGAGTTGGTGGAGTTCACGCTGCGCGTGATGCTGTCCTTCTTCGTGGCGCCCAATCCGGCCGGCCGGTCACGGGAAGACTTGCGCCGCTTCGTCAAACGCTGGCTGGGCGGCGCGATCTCGGCCCAGCGTTGA
- a CDS encoding LysR family transcriptional regulator — protein sequence MELRQIEHFLAVAGELSFTRAAERAHVVQSALSTSVGKLERELGVQLFDRSRQQITLTAAGERFRAHAFDVLRATRAATESIGEFRGTLSGTVEFGSLISFGPLDVAGALGEFHRAHPHVRLRLRLSQSGASAYLAALTEGSLDLALVSMPNRFPAQLDLRLLFEEPMTFVCRSDHPLAASRRLDLADVATEELVGFPPDFGLRKLVDNAFHAAGVHAQTQYEVPAGFAAIAELVSNGLGTTFMPRCEARRFPHLHAVELVDPVIWQVYLASPPVGQMTPATARLADTLLAAAPVR from the coding sequence GTGGAACTGCGTCAGATCGAACATTTCCTCGCCGTCGCCGGCGAGCTGAGCTTCACCAGGGCCGCCGAGCGCGCCCATGTCGTGCAGTCGGCCCTGTCCACCTCGGTGGGCAAGCTCGAGCGCGAGCTGGGTGTGCAGCTGTTCGACCGCAGCCGCCAGCAGATCACCCTGACCGCCGCCGGTGAACGTTTCCGGGCGCACGCGTTCGACGTGTTGCGGGCAACCAGGGCGGCCACCGAGTCGATCGGCGAGTTCCGCGGAACCCTCTCCGGCACGGTCGAGTTCGGATCGCTGATTTCCTTCGGCCCACTGGACGTGGCCGGCGCCCTCGGCGAGTTCCACCGGGCGCACCCGCATGTGCGGTTACGGTTGCGGCTCAGCCAGAGTGGCGCCTCGGCCTACCTGGCCGCGTTGACCGAGGGTTCACTGGACCTGGCCCTGGTGTCGATGCCCAACCGGTTTCCCGCGCAGCTGGATCTGCGGCTGTTGTTCGAAGAGCCGATGACCTTCGTGTGCCGTTCCGACCACCCGCTGGCGGCATCGCGACGATTGGACCTTGCCGATGTCGCCACCGAGGAATTGGTCGGCTTCCCGCCCGACTTCGGGCTGCGCAAGCTGGTGGACAACGCTTTTCACGCCGCCGGCGTGCACGCCCAGACCCAGTACGAGGTGCCCGCCGGCTTCGCCGCCATCGCCGAGTTGGTGAGCAACGGGCTGGGCACCACGTTCATGCCACGCTGCGAGGCGCGCCGGTTCCCCCATCTGCACGCCGTCGAACTGGTCGACCCGGTGATCTGGCAGGTCTACCTCGCCTCGCCGCCGGTCGGGCAGATGACCCCGGCCACCGCGCGGCTGGCCGACACCCTGCTGGCCGCCGCCCCGGTCCGGTAG
- a CDS encoding alpha/beta fold hydrolase, with amino-acid sequence MTGAASPAINRRNFARLTTLAAGALTVAACSPAPKEAPATPAGPSGPPAAPRHSLGPVKQIDAGPLTVGYVDAGPADGQPVILLHGWPYDIHSYADVTATLAGQGFRVIVPFARGFGSTRFRSADTVRNGQQSALAHDVIDLMDALNIRSAILGGYDWGGRTANVVAALWPQRVAGLVAVSGYLIVNLEANLAPLPPKAEYGWWYQYYFATPRGELGYRQNTKEFNRLIWQNASPLWHFDDSTYDLSAAAFDNPDHVAIVIHNYRWRQSLAPGEARYDEDERRLAAKPPITVPTITIGSDFDGPAKDGAGYRARYTGRYAHRVLDGIGHNVPQEAPDQFAAAVNDVHRMA; translated from the coding sequence ATGACTGGTGCGGCCTCACCCGCGATCAACCGTCGGAACTTCGCCCGGCTCACCACCCTTGCCGCGGGCGCGCTCACCGTGGCCGCTTGCAGCCCCGCGCCGAAGGAGGCCCCGGCCACCCCGGCCGGACCGTCCGGGCCACCGGCCGCGCCACGGCACTCGCTGGGGCCCGTCAAGCAGATCGACGCGGGACCGTTGACCGTCGGTTACGTCGACGCCGGGCCCGCCGACGGGCAACCGGTGATCCTGCTGCACGGCTGGCCGTACGACATCCACAGCTATGCCGATGTCACCGCCACCCTCGCCGGGCAGGGCTTTCGGGTCATCGTCCCGTTCGCCCGCGGCTTCGGGTCCACCCGGTTCCGGTCGGCCGACACCGTCCGCAACGGCCAGCAGTCGGCGTTGGCCCACGACGTCATCGATCTGATGGATGCGCTGAACATCCGCAGTGCCATCCTCGGCGGCTACGACTGGGGTGGTCGTACCGCCAATGTGGTGGCCGCGCTGTGGCCGCAGCGGGTAGCGGGACTGGTTGCCGTCAGCGGTTACCTCATCGTCAACCTGGAAGCCAATCTTGCGCCGCTGCCGCCGAAGGCCGAATACGGTTGGTGGTACCAGTACTACTTCGCCACCCCGCGCGGCGAACTCGGCTACCGGCAGAACACCAAGGAGTTCAACCGCTTGATCTGGCAGAACGCCTCTCCGCTATGGCATTTCGACGACAGCACCTATGACCTGTCGGCGGCGGCGTTCGACAACCCCGACCATGTGGCGATCGTCATCCACAACTACCGGTGGCGCCAGAGCCTCGCCCCCGGAGAAGCCCGCTACGACGAGGACGAACGACGGCTGGCCGCGAAACCGCCGATCACCGTGCCCACCATCACGATCGGCAGCGACTTCGACGGGCCGGCCAAGGACGGCGCCGGCTACCGTGCGCGCTACACCGGCCGCTACGCGCACCGGGTGCTCGACGGTATCGGACACAACGTTCCGCAGGAAGCGCCCGATCAGTTCGCCGCCGCGGTCAACGACGTGCACCGGATGGCGTGA
- a CDS encoding cupin domain-containing protein, translating into MTKSYDPGWEDALTVVQDVVPPFMPEGAHAMTVIIEYPPGSAGAPPHRHPTGPAFGYMLEGEMLFELEGEPPRVIRAGEAFWEPGGDVIHYSDANNRDDISSRFLVTMMCVPGQPMLTLVDDEELAARAHLRVPATPSQE; encoded by the coding sequence ATGACCAAGAGCTACGACCCGGGCTGGGAGGACGCGCTGACCGTCGTCCAGGACGTCGTCCCGCCGTTCATGCCCGAAGGCGCACACGCCATGACGGTGATCATCGAATACCCACCCGGCAGCGCCGGTGCGCCGCCGCACCGGCATCCCACCGGCCCCGCCTTCGGTTACATGCTCGAAGGCGAGATGTTGTTCGAGCTGGAAGGCGAACCGCCGCGGGTGATCCGGGCCGGTGAGGCGTTCTGGGAGCCGGGCGGCGACGTCATCCACTATTCCGACGCCAACAACCGTGACGACATCAGCAGCCGATTCCTGGTCACCATGATGTGCGTGCCCGGGCAACCGATGCTGACCCTCGTCGACGACGAGGAACTGGCCGCCCGCGCGCACCTACGCGTGCCGGCCACACCGTCCCAGGAGTGA
- a CDS encoding sigma-70 family RNA polymerase sigma factor, with amino-acid sequence MTLTSVPADGDGPESDAELAARFTRDTQPLFDVLHRGARRLTRTEADAEDLLQDTLLHAYTGFRKFRTGTNLKAWLFRIMYNRWVSNHRGRQRRPAEVAVEDITDRELARAATHQSGGLHSAEAVVLGALPDPELTEALAELPEGFTTAMFYAYVEGYTYAETAAIMDIPMGTVMSRVSRGRQRLRTSLAPHERRIA; translated from the coding sequence ATGACCCTGACATCCGTCCCGGCAGACGGGGACGGGCCCGAATCCGATGCCGAACTCGCGGCACGCTTCACCCGTGACACCCAGCCCCTGTTCGACGTGCTGCATCGCGGTGCACGTCGGCTGACCCGCACCGAGGCCGACGCCGAAGATCTGTTGCAGGACACCCTGTTGCACGCCTACACCGGGTTCCGCAAGTTCCGCACCGGCACAAATCTGAAGGCCTGGCTGTTCCGGATCATGTACAACCGGTGGGTCAGCAACCACCGGGGCAGGCAACGCCGCCCCGCCGAGGTGGCGGTGGAGGACATCACCGACCGCGAGCTGGCCCGCGCCGCCACCCATCAATCCGGTGGCCTGCACTCCGCCGAGGCCGTGGTGCTCGGCGCGCTGCCCGATCCGGAACTCACCGAGGCCCTGGCCGAGCTGCCGGAGGGTTTCACCACCGCGATGTTCTACGCCTACGTCGAGGGCTACACCTACGCCGAAACCGCTGCCATCATGGACATTCCGATGGGCACGGTGATGTCCCGCGTGTCACGTGGCCGCCAGCGGCTGCGCACCTCACTGGCCCCGCACGAGCGACGGATCGCCTGA
- a CDS encoding AAA family ATPase — MSSQAGGRGTQLRGRGRECAALADLVSQARSGTGRTLVLRGEAGVGKTALLEYVSGAAADFRIVQVAGVQTDMELAFAGLQQLCAPLMRHADSLAAPQRQALAVAFGYGTGPAPDRFLVGLAVLGLLAAAADDRPLLCLIDDAQWLDQASVQTLAFVARRLLAERIAMVFAIREGYSEILPGLPELPVTGLSDADARALLESVMLGGIDPRVRDRIVAETRGLPLALVDVPRTVTATELAGGFWIAGKRSSTAAIEAGFVRRITALPAETQRLLLVAAAEPVGDSALFLRAAAALGIPVDALAPAEEAGVIEFGHRMRFHHPLMRSAAYRAADLADRRMVHRALAEATDPQADPDRRAWHAANAATGPDDAIAAELEASAGRAQSRGGIAAAAAFLERAAILTLDPSLRGARAIAAADAKREAAAPEAAYELLALAEAGPLSALQRALVARMRAQMDFVRSRATSTGTPPVGAAAAQLLDAAHGLTGLDDELARETYLEALTAAIYAGRLGEPGLLAEVATAGLTAAGTVAQLQRPVDYLLRGMATRIVDGPGTGSADLRTALELWNAHAQERAGQWLYWPFPVAQESAAHEMWDDEVLERIAGDTVRRAREAGALAALPPALGYRAGVHFYRGEFDSATRLIEESKAITASMGNAPVRYHTLLLAAWRGAVAEAETVIEAAAADGAARGEGRLLGLSGFSRAVLYNGLGRYEEALAAAHRCCEYEDLGFYGWCLYELIEAAVHTGDRAAAAAALPKLAERAGASGTDWGLGAVAAAQALLADNDAAEGAFVEAIERLERADIALQLSRARLSYGEWLRRANRRGDARKQLTAAHDLFTEMGAHGFAERARRELSISGDKIRKQRVGSGDELTAQEAQIARLARDGLTNQEIGAQLFISAHTVEWHLRKVFVKLGITSRKQLRTLSLAPGLAG, encoded by the coding sequence ATGTCGAGCCAGGCCGGGGGGCGGGGGACGCAGTTGCGCGGCCGCGGCCGGGAGTGCGCCGCGCTGGCCGATCTGGTGTCCCAGGCACGCTCCGGCACCGGGCGGACACTGGTGCTGCGCGGCGAGGCCGGGGTCGGCAAGACGGCGCTGCTCGAGTACGTGTCCGGCGCGGCCGCCGATTTCCGCATCGTCCAGGTCGCCGGGGTGCAGACCGACATGGAACTCGCGTTCGCCGGTCTGCAACAGCTGTGCGCGCCCCTGATGCGCCACGCCGACAGCCTCGCCGCGCCGCAGCGGCAAGCCCTTGCGGTCGCGTTCGGCTACGGCACCGGACCCGCCCCGGACCGGTTCCTGGTCGGTCTGGCGGTACTCGGCCTGCTCGCGGCGGCCGCCGACGACCGCCCACTGCTGTGCCTGATCGACGATGCGCAGTGGCTCGACCAGGCGTCGGTGCAGACCCTGGCGTTCGTCGCGCGGCGGCTGCTCGCCGAGCGCATCGCCATGGTTTTCGCCATCCGCGAGGGCTACAGCGAGATCCTGCCCGGGCTGCCCGAACTACCGGTCACCGGGTTGTCCGACGCCGACGCCAGGGCACTGCTGGAGTCGGTGATGCTCGGCGGGATCGACCCGCGGGTTCGAGACCGGATCGTCGCCGAAACCCGGGGATTGCCTTTGGCATTGGTCGATGTCCCGCGCACCGTGACCGCCACCGAGTTGGCCGGTGGCTTCTGGATTGCCGGCAAGAGATCGTCGACGGCGGCCATCGAAGCCGGCTTCGTGCGACGCATCACCGCGCTGCCTGCCGAGACACAGCGGTTGCTGCTGGTCGCCGCCGCCGAGCCGGTGGGTGACTCGGCGCTGTTCCTGCGGGCGGCCGCGGCATTGGGCATCCCGGTCGATGCCCTGGCCCCGGCCGAAGAGGCGGGCGTCATCGAATTCGGGCACCGGATGCGGTTCCACCACCCGCTGATGCGCTCGGCCGCGTACCGCGCCGCCGACCTCGCTGACCGCCGGATGGTGCACCGCGCGCTGGCCGAGGCCACCGATCCGCAGGCCGACCCCGACCGCCGGGCCTGGCACGCCGCCAATGCCGCGACCGGACCCGACGATGCCATCGCCGCGGAGCTGGAGGCATCGGCGGGCCGTGCCCAATCCAGAGGCGGAATCGCCGCCGCGGCAGCATTTCTGGAACGCGCGGCCATCCTCACCCTGGACCCGTCGCTCCGTGGGGCACGCGCCATCGCGGCGGCCGACGCCAAGCGGGAGGCCGCCGCGCCCGAGGCCGCCTACGAGCTGCTGGCGCTGGCCGAAGCGGGACCGCTTTCGGCCCTGCAACGAGCACTGGTCGCCCGGATGCGGGCCCAGATGGACTTCGTCCGCAGCCGCGCCACCTCGACCGGAACGCCACCGGTCGGTGCGGCCGCCGCTCAGCTGCTCGACGCCGCACACGGGCTGACCGGACTGGACGACGAGCTGGCCCGCGAAACCTACCTGGAAGCCCTCACCGCGGCGATCTACGCCGGGCGCCTCGGCGAGCCCGGCCTGTTGGCCGAGGTGGCCACCGCGGGCCTGACGGCCGCGGGCACCGTTGCACAGCTGCAGCGGCCGGTCGACTATCTGTTGCGCGGCATGGCGACCCGGATCGTCGACGGTCCCGGCACCGGTTCGGCGGACCTGCGCACGGCGCTCGAGCTGTGGAACGCCCATGCTCAGGAGCGGGCCGGCCAATGGCTGTACTGGCCGTTCCCGGTCGCCCAGGAATCGGCCGCCCACGAGATGTGGGACGACGAGGTGCTGGAACGGATCGCCGGCGACACGGTGCGCCGGGCCAGGGAGGCCGGCGCACTGGCAGCGCTGCCGCCTGCGCTCGGTTATCGGGCCGGTGTGCATTTCTACCGCGGCGAATTCGATTCGGCCACAAGGCTGATCGAGGAGTCGAAGGCCATCACGGCGTCGATGGGCAATGCGCCGGTGCGGTATCACACGTTGCTGTTGGCGGCCTGGCGGGGCGCGGTCGCCGAGGCCGAGACCGTCATCGAGGCGGCCGCCGCCGACGGTGCGGCGCGCGGCGAGGGGCGGCTGCTCGGCCTGTCCGGCTTCAGCAGGGCCGTGCTCTATAACGGACTCGGCCGGTACGAGGAGGCGCTGGCCGCCGCGCACCGCTGCTGCGAGTACGAGGATCTGGGGTTCTACGGCTGGTGCTTGTACGAACTCATCGAGGCGGCCGTACACACCGGCGACCGGGCCGCCGCCGCGGCGGCGCTGCCGAAGCTCGCCGAACGCGCGGGCGCCAGCGGCACCGATTGGGGTCTCGGCGCGGTCGCCGCCGCCCAGGCCCTGCTCGCCGACAACGACGCCGCCGAGGGCGCCTTCGTCGAGGCGATCGAGCGGCTGGAACGCGCCGATATCGCCCTGCAGCTGTCGCGGGCCCGGTTGTCCTACGGGGAATGGTTGCGACGGGCCAACCGTCGCGGGGACGCCCGCAAACAGCTCACCGCCGCCCACGATCTGTTCACCGAGATGGGGGCGCACGGTTTCGCCGAGCGGGCCCGCCGCGAATTGAGCATCAGCGGTGACAAGATCCGCAAACAACGGGTCGGTTCCGGGGACGAGCTGACCGCGCAGGAAGCCCAGATCGCCCGGCTGGCCCGCGACGGCCTGACCAACCAGGAGATCGGCGCCCAGCTGTTCATCAGCGCCCACACCGTGGAATGGCATCTGCGCAAGGTGTTCGTCAAACTCGGCATCACCTCCCGCAAACAGTTGCGCACGCTGTCGCTGGCACCAGGGCTGGCGGGGTGA
- a CDS encoding SDR family oxidoreductase — protein sequence MRIVVIGGTGLIGSKLVHALTAHGHEAIAASPRTGVNAVTGEGLTDVLTGAGRQTDVVVDVSNSPSFEDGPALEFFTRSATNLLAAEASAGVRHHVALSVVGTPTLAQQSGYFDAKLTQEKLIGAGPIPYTIVRATQFFEFLGVIADSATADGAVRLPAKGIQPMAAVDVAEGVAIAALGEPVNGFSEIGGPQRFDLPDLIRTALTARGDNRAVIADPTAKYWGIDIDTDTLVPSADAMFFETRFADWILEAAATGQRT from the coding sequence ATGCGCATCGTCGTCATCGGCGGCACCGGCCTGATCGGATCGAAGCTGGTGCACGCCTTGACCGCACACGGCCACGAGGCGATCGCGGCATCGCCGCGGACCGGGGTGAACGCCGTCACCGGCGAAGGGCTGACCGACGTGCTCACGGGCGCCGGCCGGCAGACCGACGTGGTGGTCGACGTATCGAACTCGCCGAGCTTCGAGGACGGGCCGGCGCTGGAGTTCTTCACCAGGTCGGCCACCAATCTGCTGGCCGCCGAGGCGAGCGCCGGGGTGCGGCATCACGTGGCCCTCTCGGTGGTGGGCACCCCGACACTGGCCCAGCAGAGCGGCTATTTCGACGCGAAACTGACCCAGGAGAAGCTCATCGGCGCGGGCCCGATTCCCTACACCATCGTGCGGGCGACACAGTTCTTCGAGTTCCTGGGCGTCATCGCCGACTCGGCGACGGCTGACGGTGCGGTCCGGTTGCCCGCCAAGGGAATTCAGCCGATGGCCGCGGTCGACGTCGCCGAGGGTGTCGCCATCGCCGCCCTCGGCGAACCGGTCAACGGGTTCTCCGAGATCGGCGGGCCGCAACGGTTCGATCTGCCTGACCTGATCCGGACCGCGCTGACCGCCCGTGGTGACAACCGCGCGGTGATCGCCGACCCCACCGCCAAGTACTGGGGTATCGACATCGACACCGACACCCTGGTGCCGTCGGCCGATGCGATGTTCTTCGAGACCCGGTTCGCCGACTGGATTCTCGAGGCCGCGGCCACCGGGCAACGCACCTGA
- a CDS encoding LacI family DNA-binding transcriptional regulator, producing MQHRPTLEDVARHAGVSRALVSIVMRDVPGASDETRARVRRAADEIGYRPDPRARRLRQLRTKLLGVTFAAGQEFHAELVDGVYAAADEFGYEVVLSGVTRHHDERRAVRTLLDDRCEAVLLLGPELPAADLTRLAATTPLVVVARRVRGVDAVRSDDTAGAAMAVEHLRGLGHRDIVHLDGGRLAGAAERRRGYTQAMRAAGLPATTVPGGLTEREGAAAATALLGSGAALPSAIFAFNDRCALGVLDVLVRAGIAVPQRVSVLGFDDSPLARLAHIDLSTIRQETPQLARAAVARLVGRLDDAAGDAGPVDLVVPPTLVVRGTTAPPAAG from the coding sequence ATGCAGCACCGCCCCACGCTGGAGGATGTGGCCCGGCACGCCGGTGTCTCGCGCGCGCTGGTGTCCATCGTCATGCGCGACGTCCCCGGCGCCAGCGACGAGACCCGCGCCAGGGTGCGCCGGGCCGCCGACGAGATCGGCTATCGCCCCGACCCACGAGCACGGCGACTGCGCCAACTGCGCACCAAGCTGCTCGGCGTGACCTTCGCCGCCGGTCAGGAATTCCACGCCGAACTGGTCGACGGCGTCTACGCCGCCGCCGACGAATTCGGTTACGAGGTCGTGCTCAGCGGCGTCACCAGACACCACGACGAACGCCGCGCCGTGCGCACCCTGCTGGACGACCGGTGCGAGGCCGTGCTGCTGCTCGGTCCCGAGCTACCGGCAGCCGACCTGACCCGGTTGGCCGCCACCACCCCGCTGGTCGTGGTGGCGCGGCGGGTACGCGGCGTGGACGCCGTCCGCAGCGACGACACCGCCGGCGCGGCGATGGCCGTCGAGCACCTGCGCGGTCTCGGGCATCGCGACATCGTCCACCTCGACGGTGGCCGGCTAGCCGGCGCCGCCGAGCGGCGCCGCGGTTACACGCAAGCCATGCGCGCCGCCGGCCTGCCGGCAACCACCGTGCCCGGCGGTCTGACCGAACGCGAAGGCGCGGCCGCCGCCACGGCCCTGCTCGGCTCCGGCGCGGCCCTGCCGTCGGCGATCTTCGCCTTCAACGATCGCTGCGCCCTCGGCGTGCTCGACGTCCTGGTGCGCGCGGGCATCGCGGTACCCCAACGGGTTTCGGTGCTGGGATTCGACGACAGCCCGCTGGCCCGGCTGGCGCACATCGACCTGAGCACCATCCGCCAGGAAACCCCGCAATTGGCCCGCGCGGCGGTGGCCCGGCTGGTGGGCCGACTCGACGACGCGGCCGGCGATGCCGGACCGGTCGACCTCGTCGTGCCCCCGACGCTGGTGGTGCGGGGTACCACCGCACCACCGGCCGCGGGATGA
- a CDS encoding TIM barrel protein, with translation MGFQLAVCSEMVFRDLPIVERVERIHELGFAAEIWSWHDKDLAALAATGASFTSMTGYLHGDLIDPATAGEVVRTAELSIEAAETLGVTRLNLHTAELVDGQAARPRQRATGEMWLTALRTLERIGELGARAGVTFCVENLNTIVDHPGVPLARAKDTLALVEGVGHPNVKMMLDLYHAQIGEGNLVELVRRCGPAIGEIQVADVPGRCEPGTGEINYPAVARGLDGIGFTGTVGMEAWNSADSETALTAFRAAFTV, from the coding sequence ATGGGTTTCCAGCTGGCCGTGTGCTCGGAGATGGTGTTCCGGGACCTGCCGATCGTCGAGCGGGTCGAGCGGATTCACGAGCTCGGCTTCGCCGCGGAGATCTGGAGCTGGCACGACAAGGACCTGGCCGCGCTGGCCGCGACGGGGGCCTCCTTCACGTCGATGACCGGTTATCTGCACGGCGACCTGATCGACCCGGCCACCGCCGGCGAGGTGGTGCGCACCGCGGAACTGAGCATCGAGGCCGCCGAGACGCTCGGCGTCACCCGGCTGAACCTGCACACCGCCGAACTGGTGGACGGTCAGGCGGCCCGGCCGCGGCAGCGCGCCACCGGGGAGATGTGGCTGACAGCGCTGCGCACCCTGGAGCGCATCGGCGAACTCGGGGCGCGTGCGGGCGTGACGTTCTGCGTGGAGAACCTCAACACCATCGTCGACCACCCCGGTGTGCCGCTGGCCCGTGCCAAGGACACCCTCGCGCTGGTGGAGGGCGTCGGGCATCCCAACGTCAAGATGATGCTGGACCTCTATCACGCGCAGATCGGGGAGGGGAACCTCGTCGAGTTGGTGCGGCGGTGTGGCCCGGCGATCGGGGAGATCCAGGTGGCCGACGTGCCGGGCCGCTGCGAACCGGGCACGGGGGAGATCAATTACCCGGCGGTGGCGCGGGGGCTGGACGGGATCGGGTTCACCGGCACCGTCGGCATGGAGGCGTGGAATTCCGCGGACAGCGAGACCGCGCTGACGGCGTTCCGGGCGGCGTTCACGGTGTGA
- a CDS encoding TVP38/TMEM64 family protein, with protein sequence MTDTEGAASPDTADRRRHIVRLVLFAAVLAALFALMAVGRVVDADEIRAVVTAAGPAAPLAYVVVSAVLGALFVPGPILAAGSGLLFGPAVGLGVTLGSTVGTAMIASQIARRAGRDSARALLGADRADRLDGLIERRGLWAVVGQRFIPGMSDTMAAYAFGAFGMPLWQMALGALIGSTPRAFVYTSLGAALGEKSAALAFAAAAVWCVTAIVGVFAAHRGYRAWRGRTPR encoded by the coding sequence ATGACCGATACCGAGGGCGCAGCGAGCCCGGACACCGCAGACCGGCGCCGCCACATCGTGCGCCTGGTCTTGTTCGCGGCGGTGCTGGCGGCACTGTTCGCCCTGATGGCGGTGGGCCGCGTGGTCGACGCTGACGAGATCCGCGCCGTCGTCACCGCCGCCGGGCCCGCCGCGCCGCTGGCCTACGTCGTGGTCTCGGCCGTGCTCGGTGCCCTCTTCGTGCCCGGCCCGATCCTGGCCGCCGGCAGCGGACTGCTGTTCGGGCCGGCGGTGGGACTCGGCGTCACGCTCGGCTCCACCGTCGGCACCGCGATGATCGCCAGCCAGATCGCGCGCCGGGCCGGCCGCGACAGCGCCCGCGCGCTGCTCGGCGCCGACCGGGCCGATCGACTCGACGGCTTGATCGAGCGGCGCGGGTTGTGGGCCGTCGTCGGGCAGCGGTTCATTCCGGGCATGTCCGACACGATGGCCGCCTATGCGTTCGGGGCGTTCGGAATGCCGTTGTGGCAGATGGCACTCGGCGCGCTCATCGGGTCGACGCCGCGTGCGTTCGTGTACACCTCACTCGGCGCGGCGCTCGGCGAGAAGTCCGCCGCGCTCGCGTTCGCCGCCGCCGCGGTGTGGTGTGTCACCGCCATCGTCGGGGTTTTCGCCGCCCACCGCGGCTACCGCGCCTGGCGCGGCCGCACACCTCGTTGA
- a CDS encoding CDGP domain-containing protein → MKAKIAGAVLVALALSGAGAVASAPPASAECGSAVVWGNGGGQCDGPFYPDGSFQRCVTVYVLGIGGSNCFIVPPPPPPP, encoded by the coding sequence ATGAAGGCGAAGATCGCCGGCGCCGTTCTGGTGGCGTTGGCCTTGTCGGGGGCGGGCGCGGTCGCTTCGGCGCCACCGGCCTCCGCGGAGTGTGGAAGTGCCGTCGTCTGGGGTAACGGCGGCGGCCAGTGCGACGGGCCGTTCTATCCGGACGGGAGTTTTCAGCGCTGCGTGACGGTGTACGTGCTGGGTATCGGCGGTTCGAACTGCTTCATCGTTCCTCCTCCGCCGCCCCCGCCCTGA
- a CDS encoding TetR/AcrR family transcriptional regulator translates to MRRHGWSGDIPADDEEAVDRIIAASRRAIDTQGTVSVSAVAQALGVTRQTVYRYFPTQETLMAATAVASVAGFLDRLAGQLGSITDPTEAVIEGIAYTVEQLPHDRYLGLVLQPGKASAFTAGVTSDIAIGFGRSILQRFDIDWAAAGFDDSKLDELVEFMLRLLQSFIVDPGRPARHGQALRDYLDDWVAPAVRAHAGRVSVRAGAAEEER, encoded by the coding sequence ATGCGCAGGCATGGTTGGTCCGGCGACATCCCGGCCGACGACGAGGAAGCGGTGGACCGGATCATCGCCGCGTCCCGCCGCGCCATCGACACCCAGGGGACGGTGAGCGTGTCGGCGGTGGCCCAGGCCCTCGGCGTCACCCGCCAGACGGTCTACCGGTATTTCCCCACCCAGGAGACGCTGATGGCCGCGACGGCGGTCGCATCGGTGGCCGGATTCCTGGATCGCCTTGCCGGCCAATTGGGTTCGATCACCGATCCGACGGAGGCCGTCATCGAAGGCATCGCCTACACCGTCGAGCAGTTGCCGCACGACCGCTACCTCGGCCTGGTTCTCCAACCCGGCAAGGCCAGCGCCTTCACCGCGGGGGTGACCTCCGATATCGCCATCGGGTTCGGCCGCAGCATCCTGCAGCGCTTCGACATCGACTGGGCCGCAGCGGGATTCGACGACAGCAAGCTCGACGAGCTGGTCGAGTTCATGCTGCGCCTGCTGCAGTCGTTCATCGTCGACCCTGGCCGCCCCGCGCGGCACGGTCAGGCGCTGCGCGACTACCTCGACGACTGGGTCGCGCCCGCGGTACGCGCACATGCCGGCCGCGTCAGCGTCAGGGCGGGGGCGGCGGAGGAGGAACGATGA